The following proteins come from a genomic window of Aerosakkonema funiforme FACHB-1375:
- a CDS encoding TerD family protein: MSIDLSKGGRINLSKEAPSLKNVGIGLGWDINATDTGSAFDLDASVFMLGANGKIPNDKYFVFYNNTESPDTSVKHLGDSRTGEGAGDDETIQIDLSKVDASIQEIVFIVTIHEADVKKQNFGQVRNSFIRIYDNSTENQIAKYELEEDFSTETAIEFGRLYKKDGDWRFQAVGQGYKAGLQKFVDQYAS, encoded by the coding sequence ATGTCAATTGACTTAAGCAAAGGTGGAAGAATTAATCTTTCCAAAGAAGCCCCTAGTTTGAAAAATGTAGGGATTGGTTTGGGATGGGACATTAACGCCACAGACACAGGTTCTGCCTTTGACCTAGATGCTTCTGTATTTATGTTAGGAGCAAATGGAAAAATTCCCAACGACAAATACTTTGTCTTCTACAACAATACAGAATCGCCAGACACTTCTGTAAAACATCTTGGAGATAGCAGAACTGGAGAGGGTGCAGGGGATGATGAAACAATTCAAATTGACTTGTCTAAAGTCGATGCTTCAATTCAAGAAATAGTTTTTATTGTCACGATTCACGAAGCTGATGTCAAAAAGCAAAATTTTGGCCAAGTCAGGAATTCCTTTATAAGAATTTACGACAATTCGACAGAAAACCAAATTGCCAAGTACGAGTTAGAAGAAGATTTTTCTACAGAAACAGCCATTGAGTTTGGCAGGCTGTATAAAAAAGACGGAGATTGGAGATTCCAAGCTGTCGGACAAGGCTATAAAGCAGGTTTGCAGAAATTTGTAGATCAGTATGCCTCTTAG